A window from Prochlorococcus marinus CUG1435 encodes these proteins:
- a CDS encoding histidine phosphotransferase, whose product MPFANNQRITRRRSSAGPTPPKRPIANNSEFNGRQAQGPRPTFLTLRDHGKVFVADLPNLSDGQLAHISKEANEVLNSLEKRLSDLENEPNSINPENDTLIKASTKRDVTLRFIKSIEEEQEHRKNNPALRDAASESLPRTFLEVARHRLPGATFDSLLREALEACAVDESTEENQIIDEPKETVKIMDLPSSNTNASLVVSIESNGDSKNGSI is encoded by the coding sequence ATGCCTTTTGCAAATAATCAAAGAATTACACGTAGACGTAGTTCAGCTGGCCCTACTCCTCCAAAACGACCAATAGCTAATAATTCTGAATTTAATGGTAGACAGGCTCAAGGTCCAAGACCTACTTTTTTAACTCTAAGGGATCATGGGAAAGTTTTTGTCGCTGATTTACCTAATTTGTCTGATGGTCAACTAGCTCATATTAGTAAAGAAGCTAATGAAGTTTTAAATAGTTTGGAAAAAAGGCTTAGTGATCTTGAAAATGAGCCTAATAGTATTAATCCTGAAAACGATACATTGATAAAAGCTTCTACCAAAAGAGATGTCACACTGAGGTTTATTAAATCCATAGAAGAAGAACAAGAACATAGAAAGAATAATCCTGCCTTAAGAGATGCTGCTTCTGAATCGTTACCAAGAACTTTTCTAGAGGTTGCTAGACATAGATTGCCTGGAGCTACATTTGATTCATTACTGCGAGAGGCTCTTGAAGCGTGTGCAGTTGATGAAAGTACTGAAGAAAATCAAATTATTGATGAACCCAAAGAAACCGTAAAAATCATGGATCTACCCTCTTCCAACACAAATGCTTCACTTGTTGTTAGTATCGAATCTAATGGTGATTCTAAGAATGGCTCTATTTGA
- a CDS encoding phosphoribosylformylglycinamidine cyclo-ligase, which yields MDYKTSGVDIEAGREFVSEIKQAVEGTHTSNVIEGIGGFGGLFRIPIDIFKKPVLVSGTDGVGTKLELAQSKNFHFEVGIDLVAMCMNDIITSGAKPLFFLDYIATGKLDKRQLLHVVKGIAHACGENNCSLLGGETAEMPGFYSKNKYDLAGFCVGIVDEDKLIDGKKVSENDLIIALKSNGVHSNGFSLVRKIIQNNNQIDEEFEKVSHLNFYDELLKPTKIYNKIINQILSENIEIKAMSHITGGGIPENLPRCMPSVFIPYIDTNSWDIPILFKFLKEKGTIPEKDFWNTFNLGVGFCLIIDKKFKDPILNICKDHDIDSWEIGKIVRKDDSIISKFLPEILT from the coding sequence ATGGATTACAAAACATCAGGTGTTGATATAGAAGCTGGGCGAGAATTTGTTTCCGAAATTAAACAGGCAGTTGAAGGAACTCATACATCAAATGTGATTGAGGGCATTGGTGGGTTCGGAGGTTTGTTTAGAATTCCAATCGATATTTTTAAAAAACCAGTTCTTGTTTCAGGAACTGATGGTGTTGGAACAAAATTAGAATTAGCCCAAAGTAAAAACTTCCACTTCGAGGTTGGTATAGATTTAGTTGCTATGTGCATGAATGATATTATTACTAGCGGCGCAAAACCTTTATTTTTTCTTGATTATATTGCTACTGGTAAGCTTGATAAGAGACAATTATTGCATGTTGTAAAGGGTATTGCACATGCTTGTGGAGAAAATAACTGTTCATTACTCGGTGGAGAAACTGCTGAAATGCCAGGATTTTATTCAAAAAATAAGTATGATCTTGCAGGATTTTGCGTAGGAATAGTTGACGAGGATAAGCTTATTGATGGTAAAAAAGTATCTGAAAATGACTTAATAATTGCTTTAAAAAGTAATGGAGTTCATAGTAACGGATTTAGTTTAGTAAGAAAAATAATTCAAAATAATAATCAAATAGATGAAGAATTTGAAAAAGTTTCTCACTTAAATTTTTATGATGAGTTATTGAAACCTACAAAAATTTACAATAAAATAATTAACCAAATTTTATCAGAAAATATAGAAATTAAAGCAATGTCTCATATTACTGGTGGAGGAATTCCAGAGAATCTACCAAGATGTATGCCTTCTGTTTTTATTCCTTATATTGATACCAATTCTTGGGATATACCCATTTTATTTAAATTCTTAAAAGAGAAAGGAACGATTCCTGAAAAAGATTTTTGGAATACTTTTAATCTTGGTGTGGGATTTTGTTTAATTATTGATAAAAAATTTAAGGATCCAATATTAAATATCTGTAAAGATCATGATATAGATAGTTGGGAGATTGGAAAGATAGTTCGAAAAGACGATTCAATAATTAGTAAATTTTTGCCAGAAATATTAACTTAA
- a CDS encoding bifunctional pantoate--beta-alanine ligase/(d)CMP kinase, whose amino-acid sequence MKKVIIRKTEEIENWRRNINSEINFIPTMGNLHNGHIKLISTAKNDNSNVNLVSIFINPLQFDNKLDLENYPKTIDNDIKISFSNGADAIFIPSNEDIYPPNNKNIKFLKAPKELSSALCGLNRIGHFDGVCTVVYRLLNLIKPKNLYLGEKDWQQLLILKNLVQSKKLNVAIKSIATQRDFDGIPLSSRNVHLSKNERKLISFFSSELLEAKKIFQKEKKINLNEIIKKLSAKKITIEYLEHLHPHTLQKARLEDNISLLAGAVRCRETRLIDHVFLMKRRPIIAIDGPAGSGKSTVTKLIAKKLKLLYLDTGAMYRALSWLMIKKSIDYKKEKKLQNILKDISIVFKSNTNSHQDVFINNYCVTEEIRSQEISSIVSQISSIKEVRKFLVEEQRKIGESGGLVAEGRDIGTTVFPNAELKIFLTASIDERAKRRKSDEQSKDSQEIDLDTLKQLIKKRDFEDSNREISPLIKANDAIEIITDRYSINEVVDKIIDLYNDKIPKEA is encoded by the coding sequence GTGAAGAAAGTTATCATAAGGAAAACTGAAGAAATAGAAAATTGGAGGAGAAATATAAATAGTGAAATTAACTTCATTCCAACAATGGGTAATCTTCATAATGGACATATAAAACTAATATCAACAGCAAAAAATGACAATTCTAATGTTAATTTAGTAAGTATTTTCATTAATCCACTTCAATTTGATAACAAGTTAGATTTAGAGAATTACCCTAAAACAATTGATAATGATATAAAAATCTCTTTTTCAAATGGCGCAGATGCCATCTTCATCCCAAGTAATGAAGATATATATCCACCGAATAATAAAAATATTAAATTCCTAAAAGCTCCCAAAGAATTATCTTCTGCATTATGTGGATTAAATCGAATTGGACATTTTGATGGCGTTTGTACAGTAGTTTATAGACTACTTAATCTCATCAAGCCAAAAAATCTTTACTTAGGAGAAAAAGATTGGCAACAACTTTTAATTTTAAAAAATCTTGTCCAAAGTAAAAAATTAAATGTTGCTATTAAATCTATTGCTACACAAAGAGATTTTGATGGGATTCCTTTAAGTTCACGAAATGTACATTTATCAAAAAACGAAAGAAAATTGATTAGTTTTTTTTCAAGTGAGTTGTTAGAGGCAAAAAAAATTTTTCAAAAAGAAAAAAAGATTAATTTAAACGAAATAATTAAAAAGCTATCAGCAAAAAAAATTACAATTGAATATTTGGAACATTTACATCCTCATACACTCCAAAAAGCAAGACTTGAGGATAATATTTCGTTACTTGCTGGTGCGGTAAGATGTAGAGAAACAAGATTAATTGATCACGTTTTTCTAATGAAAAGAAGACCAATTATTGCAATTGATGGTCCTGCAGGATCAGGTAAAAGTACTGTAACAAAGTTAATAGCGAAGAAACTTAAACTTTTATATTTAGACACTGGAGCAATGTATAGGGCATTGAGTTGGCTTATGATAAAAAAAAGTATTGATTATAAAAAAGAAAAAAAATTACAGAATATTCTTAAAGATATATCTATTGTTTTCAAGTCAAATACAAATTCACATCAGGATGTTTTTATTAATAACTACTGTGTTACTGAAGAAATTAGATCACAAGAGATAAGTTCCATTGTTTCTCAAATTTCTTCAATAAAAGAAGTAAGAAAATTCTTAGTAGAAGAACAAAGAAAAATTGGAGAATCAGGCGGGCTCGTGGCTGAGGGAAGAGATATAGGAACTACTGTTTTTCCTAATGCAGAACTTAAAATATTTTTAACTGCTAGCATCGATGAAAGGGCCAAAAGAAGGAAATCTGACGAACAAAGTAAAGACTCACAAGAAATAGATCTTGATACCTTAAAGCAACTTATCAAGAAAAGAGATTTTGAAGATTCCAATAGGGAAATTTCACCTCTAATAAAAGCTAATGATGCAATAGAAATTATTACGGATAGATATTCCATTAATGAGGTAGTAGATAAAATTATTGATCTTTATAATGACAAGATTCCTAAAGAGGCTTAG
- a CDS encoding low molecular weight phosphotyrosine protein phosphatase, protein MKKISVLFVCLGNICRSPAAEAIFISLLEKKGLTDSFIVDSAGTGSWHIGKKADSRMRIAAERRDINILSRARQITSKDFDEFNYILAMDNSNFRNIHDLKNRTASTDFASIKKIQDFRSVFHEQEVPDPYFGGDEGFDYVLDILEDSVNGFLGSIS, encoded by the coding sequence ATGAAAAAAATCTCTGTTCTTTTTGTATGTTTGGGAAATATTTGTAGGTCTCCTGCAGCAGAAGCTATCTTTATAAGTCTACTTGAAAAGAAAGGATTAACCGATAGCTTTATTGTAGATTCTGCTGGAACTGGGAGTTGGCATATTGGGAAAAAAGCTGACTCTAGGATGAGAATTGCGGCAGAAAGAAGAGATATAAATATCTTAAGCAGGGCTCGTCAAATTACTAGCAAAGATTTTGACGAATTTAACTATATTCTTGCTATGGATAACTCAAATTTTAGAAATATACATGATCTTAAAAATAGAACAGCTTCAACTGATTTTGCATCAATTAAAAAAATACAAGATTTTAGATCAGTTTTTCATGAGCAAGAAGTTCCTGACCCGTATTTTGGAGGTGATGAGGGCTTTGACTATGTCCTTGATATTTTAGAAGACTCTGTAAACGGTTTTTTGGGAAGTATTTCTTGA
- a CDS encoding phycoerythrobilin:ferredoxin oxidoreductase has product MLIQDTIFYRPAWRWHNFLKYLTNNLSKYNCLEKIIPSEYSYKDSTYGSKKSKKNVNLFTWGVSHKKRIKFARAVCINSPNYSVLNFLIIPNTIYNVPFFGVDFVSLPNSHLLVLDFQPSLKIENQYSNKLLKKLIELKTRCHSSLPLAETMSGDVARFFSPGVIWSKLPKEERSDFLIANQLYASFKEYLNLYLEILFESKEANMELQKELINGQNNYLKYRRDNDPARPMLSSLFGKEFTESLIKEVLFTT; this is encoded by the coding sequence ATGTTAATACAAGATACGATTTTTTATAGGCCAGCTTGGAGATGGCATAATTTTCTAAAATATTTAACTAATAATTTAAGTAAATATAACTGTTTAGAAAAAATAATACCCTCGGAATATTCTTATAAAGATTCAACTTATGGTTCAAAAAAATCAAAAAAAAATGTGAATCTCTTTACTTGGGGTGTATCGCATAAAAAAAGAATTAAATTCGCAAGAGCAGTATGTATTAATAGTCCAAATTATTCTGTTTTGAATTTTTTAATTATTCCTAATACTATTTATAACGTCCCATTTTTTGGAGTAGATTTTGTTTCTCTACCTAATAGTCATTTATTAGTATTAGACTTTCAGCCTTCATTAAAAATAGAAAATCAGTATAGTAATAAATTATTAAAAAAATTGATAGAACTTAAAACTCGTTGTCATTCATCACTCCCTTTAGCTGAGACAATGTCTGGTGATGTAGCTAGATTTTTTTCTCCAGGAGTAATCTGGTCAAAATTACCAAAAGAAGAAAGAAGTGATTTTTTAATAGCTAATCAGCTTTATGCCTCATTTAAGGAATATCTTAATTTGTATTTGGAAATTCTTTTCGAGAGCAAAGAAGCCAATATGGAACTGCAAAAAGAATTAATAAATGGTCAAAATAATTATTTAAAATATAGAAGAGATAATGATCCAGCGAGACCAATGTTGTCGAGTTTGTTTGGTAAAGAATTTACTGAATCTTTAATTAAAGAAGTTTTATTTACTACTTAA
- a CDS encoding 15,16-dihydrobiliverdin:ferredoxin oxidoreductase — MFDSLVDFLKTKIDELNGYEVQISSEFKEHKNEDAKYIIKNWLFSSPEYRKWRITRLDGGKKLQVLNTVAYPNFDSEMPILGADILWFGTSQKLLVILDYQPLIQQGKYLEKYCSSLGSIKKKYSAFDNNKMKNIYDSKKYFSPWVILCRGNKLNLDRDLNNIFHSFVNNYLNIYKSNPVNEFLNTEEIKINQIKYDKYSFEKDPADKLFKSFFGEKWTKKFINKFLFTLNNEIIH, encoded by the coding sequence ATGTTTGATTCATTAGTTGATTTCCTTAAAACCAAGATTGATGAATTAAATGGTTATGAAGTACAAATATCTAGCGAATTCAAAGAACATAAAAATGAAGACGCAAAATATATTATTAAAAATTGGCTTTTTTCATCTCCCGAATATAGAAAGTGGCGAATAACAAGATTAGATGGTGGCAAAAAACTACAAGTATTAAATACGGTAGCCTATCCAAACTTTGATAGTGAAATGCCTATTTTAGGAGCTGATATTTTATGGTTTGGAACTTCTCAAAAGTTATTAGTAATACTTGATTATCAACCTTTAATTCAACAGGGCAAGTATCTTGAAAAATATTGTTCAAGTTTAGGTAGTATTAAGAAAAAATATTCTGCATTTGATAATAATAAAATGAAGAATATATATGATTCAAAAAAGTATTTCTCACCATGGGTGATTTTATGTAGAGGAAATAAATTAAATCTTGATAGAGATTTAAATAATATATTCCATTCATTTGTAAATAATTATTTGAATATTTATAAATCCAATCCAGTAAATGAATTTTTAAATACAGAAGAAATAAAGATTAATCAAATTAAATATGATAAGTACAGTTTTGAAAAAGACCCTGCAGATAAATTGTTTAAATCTTTTTTTGGAGAAAAATGGACAAAAAAATTTATTAATAAATTTCTTTTCACATTAAATAATGAGATTATTCATTGA
- a CDS encoding heme oxygenase (biliverdin-producing), with protein MAVALAGQLREGTKKSHTMAENTGFVACFLKGVVEKKSYRKLISDLYFVYEAMEEEIERLVNEEHPVIKPIGFKSLFRKETLINDLKFYYGENWKNEINISHSAKEYVERIREVAKNSPELLVGHHYTRYIGDLSGGQILKRIAKKALNLQGNDGLNFYEFELIADEKKFKEEYSLTLNQLPINQKTADQIIDEANQAFTYNMKMFKELEGNLIAVLGKIVFNYITKKVRKGSTET; from the coding sequence ATGGCAGTCGCTCTTGCAGGACAATTAAGAGAAGGGACAAAAAAATCCCACACTATGGCAGAAAATACTGGCTTTGTAGCTTGTTTTTTAAAAGGAGTTGTTGAAAAAAAATCTTATAGAAAATTAATTAGTGATTTATATTTTGTTTATGAGGCTATGGAAGAAGAAATTGAAAGACTGGTCAACGAGGAACATCCGGTAATAAAACCTATAGGTTTTAAATCATTATTCAGGAAAGAAACTCTTATAAATGATCTTAAATTTTATTATGGTGAAAACTGGAAGAACGAAATTAATATCTCTCACTCAGCAAAAGAATATGTTGAAAGAATCCGAGAGGTGGCAAAAAATTCACCAGAGCTATTGGTTGGTCACCACTACACACGCTACATAGGAGATTTATCTGGGGGACAAATTTTGAAAAGGATCGCAAAAAAAGCATTAAATTTGCAGGGAAATGATGGTTTAAATTTTTATGAGTTTGAATTAATTGCTGATGAAAAGAAATTCAAGGAAGAATATTCCCTTACTTTAAATCAACTTCCAATAAATCAAAAGACTGCTGATCAAATTATTGATGAAGCTAATCAAGCTTTTACCTACAATATGAAAATGTTTAAGGAGCTTGAAGGTAACTTGATTGCTGTTTTGGGGAAGATTGTATTTAATTACATTACAAAAAAAGTAAGGAAAGGAAGCACCGAGACTTAG
- a CDS encoding NADP-dependent isocitrate dehydrogenase, protein MPKFEKLILPNEGEIITFNQGNPSVPNNPIVPFIRGDGTGVDIWPATQIVLDSAIKKSYGDERKINWFKVYAGDEACELYGTYNYLPQDTIEAIKHFGVAIKGPLTTPIGGGIRSLNVALRQIFDLYSCVRPCKYYSGTPSPHKNPQNLDVIVYRENTEDIYMGIEWEAEDNNCLELINHLNNVVIPKSKNLKNRSIPNGSGIGIKPVSKSGSQRHIRKAIEHAKRLSGNKRHVTLVHKGNIMKYTEGAFRDWGYELAVNEFREDCITERESWILDNIQKNPEITIENNARKIEPGFDKLTNNKKAFICEEIKEVIASISNSHGDGKWRELILVDDRIADSIFQQIQTRPQEYSILATLNLNGDYVSDAAAAIVGGLGMAPGANIGDNAAIFEATHGTAPKHAGLNKINPGSVILSGVMMLEYFGWDEAANLITNGLSKAIEQKKVTYDLARLMEPKVEPLSCSSFAAEIISNF, encoded by the coding sequence ATGCCAAAATTTGAAAAATTAATTTTACCTAATGAAGGCGAGATAATAACTTTTAATCAAGGCAATCCTAGTGTTCCTAATAATCCAATTGTCCCATTTATTAGGGGTGATGGTACTGGAGTTGATATTTGGCCTGCTACTCAAATCGTTCTTGATTCAGCGATTAAAAAAAGTTATGGAGATGAAAGAAAAATTAATTGGTTTAAAGTCTATGCAGGCGATGAAGCTTGCGAACTTTATGGAACATATAACTATCTACCTCAAGATACTATTGAAGCAATCAAACACTTTGGTGTAGCCATCAAAGGTCCTTTAACGACTCCCATCGGTGGAGGTATTAGATCTCTTAATGTTGCATTAAGGCAAATCTTTGATTTATATAGCTGTGTTAGACCATGTAAATATTATTCAGGAACTCCAAGCCCTCATAAAAATCCCCAAAATTTAGACGTTATTGTTTACAGAGAAAATACTGAGGATATCTATATGGGAATTGAATGGGAAGCGGAGGATAATAATTGTCTTGAATTAATTAATCACTTAAATAATGTTGTCATACCAAAAAGTAAAAATTTAAAAAATAGATCCATACCAAACGGATCAGGTATTGGAATAAAACCGGTGAGTAAATCTGGTAGCCAAAGGCATATTAGAAAAGCAATTGAACATGCTAAAAGATTATCAGGAAATAAAAGGCATGTGACTCTTGTACATAAAGGGAATATCATGAAATATACAGAAGGTGCATTTAGAGATTGGGGATATGAATTAGCAGTAAATGAATTTAGAGAAGATTGCATTACGGAAAGAGAGAGCTGGATTTTAGATAATATTCAGAAAAACCCAGAAATTACAATTGAAAATAATGCTCGAAAAATTGAACCAGGTTTTGACAAGCTTACAAATAACAAAAAAGCATTCATTTGCGAAGAAATTAAAGAAGTTATTGCATCAATATCAAATTCCCACGGAGATGGGAAATGGAGAGAACTTATTCTTGTTGATGATCGGATAGCTGATAGTATTTTCCAACAAATTCAAACTCGACCTCAAGAATATTCAATTCTTGCAACATTAAACCTTAATGGGGACTATGTTTCTGATGCAGCTGCAGCAATTGTTGGAGGCCTAGGTATGGCTCCCGGTGCGAATATTGGCGATAATGCAGCAATTTTCGAAGCTACACACGGTACCGCTCCAAAACATGCTGGCTTAAACAAGATTAATCCAGGCTCAGTAATTCTTAGTGGTGTAATGATGCTTGAATATTTTGGTTGGGATGAAGCAGCTAACTTGATTACTAACGGTTTAAGTAAGGCAATAGAACAAAAAAAGGTCACCTATGATCTCGCACGCTTAATGGAACCAAAAGTAGAACCCTTATCCTGCAGCAGTTTTGCTGCAGAAATTATATCAAATTTCTAA